CGGTGGTGTTTATTCCCATGGCCTTTTCGAGTGGCTCGGTGGGCGTGATCTACAAGCAATTCGCGCTGGCGATGGTGGTCTCGATTCTGTTCTCGGCGTTCCTGGCCCTGACGTTGACGCCGGCACTGTGCGCGAGCCTTCTCAAACCCATTGAACCGGGTCACCACGACAAAGGCGGTTTTTTCGGCTGGTTCAACCAGGCTCTTAGCCGTATGACCGGCCGTTACGAATCGCGTGTGGGGCGGCTAGTCGCCCGCAGCGGTGGGGTCATGCTGGTGTTTGTGGTCATTGCCGGCGTGCTGCTGCTCGCCTTCCGTCAACTGCCTTCGTCATTCCTACCGGAAGAAGACCAGGGCTATTTCATGGCGAGCATTCAGTTACCCGCCAATGCCACAAGCGAGCGGACCTTGGACGTGGTCAAGGCGTATGAGTCGTACGTGATGTCGCGTCCCGCAGTGGACGGGAATATGTCGATTCTGGGCTTCGGATTCTCGGGGTCCGGTTCGAATGCCGCGTTGACGTTCACCACCCTGAAGGACTGGGGGCAGCGCGACGGCGCCACGGCGGCGAACGAAGCGGAATGGGTGCAGGACGCCATGAGTGAACTGAGCGAAGGAACGGTGATGAGCATGTTGCCGCCGGCCATCGATGAGCTGGGTACCAAATCCGGGTTTACCATGTTCTTGCAGGACCGGCGCAACCAGGGGCCGGCGGCCCTCAAAGCTGCCGAGACGAAGCTGGTTGAACTGGCGGCGCGCAGCAAGGTGGTCAGCGATGTCTATTCCGACGGCCTTCCCGAGGGGGCGAGCATTCGCCTTGATATCGATCGCCAGAAAGCCGAGGCGCTCGGCGTGTCGTTCGCGAACATTAGTGAAATCCTGTCCACCGCGATGGGGTCGTCCTACGTCAATGATTTCCCCAACGAGGGCCGGATGCAGCAGGTCATCCTGCAAGCTGACGCCTCGGCACGCATGCAGGTCGACGACGTGCTCAGGCTGCAGGTGCGAAACGTAAGGGGAGGCATGGTGCCTTTGTCAGAGGTGGTCACGCCAGTGTGGGACGAAACGCCGCTGCAAATGGTGCGCTACCTGGGCTATCCCGCCTCCAGCCTTTCCGGCAGGGCGGCGCCCGGCGCCTCCACCGGTGAGGCGATGGCTGAAATGGAACGTCTGGCACGGCAACTTCCGCCCGGCTTCGCCGTGGCCTGGACCGGGCAGTCTCTTCAGGAACGGCAGTCCGCTGCTCAGGCACCGGTGCTGGTTGCCCTGTCAATCCTGGCGGTATTTCTGGTGTTGGCCGCTCTTTATGAAAGCTGGGCCATTCCTCTTTCGGTCATCCTGGTTGTGCCGCTGGGCTTGCTGGGGGCAGTGGTTGCCATGTTGCTGCGAGACCTGCCCAACGATGTCTTTTTCAAAGTCGGGATGGTCACCGTGATCGGCTTATCCGCCAAGAACGCGATCCTGATCGTGGAGTTCGCAAAACAACTGCGTGAACAAGGTAGTGGGTTGATGGAGGCCGCGGTGGAGGCCGCCAGACTGCGCCTGCGCCCGATCCTCATGACCTCCCTCGCGTTCGGTCTGGGGGTGGTGCCGTTGATGGTGGCGTTTGGCGCCAGCGCCAAGACCCAACATGCGATAGGTACGGGCGTGTTCGGCGGCATGGTCAGCGGGACGCTGCTGGTCATCCTCTTTGTTCCAGTGTTCTTCGTGTTCGTGATGGGTCTTCAGGAACGTTTTAATGGCTGGCGTTCTTCCCGTCGCACCGGGTCATTACAACCCCAAGATGACAAGGAGCATTAATGCCATGCGGCGATTGATTCTGCCCATCGTGCTTGCGCTGTCGGGGTGCTCACTGACACCGGAGCTGGTTGAGCCGGCGCCGCCCGTGCCGGACACCTTTCCGGTGACACCCTCTGAAACCACCTCCGTGCAGGCGAGCGCTATCGGATGGCGAACCCTGTTCCGAGATCCGCGCTTGCAGCGCCTGATTGAGACGGCATTGGACAACAACCGGGACCTGCGCCTGGCGACGCTGAACGTCGAGGCCGTACAGGCCCAGTACCGTA
This sequence is a window from Alloalcanivorax dieselolei B5. Protein-coding genes within it:
- a CDS encoding multidrug efflux RND transporter permease subunit; the protein is MPRFFIQRPVFAWVVALFIILLGVMAIPKLPVAHYPSVAPPSVTITATYPGATPQTMNDAVLSFIERELSSVKNLLYFESSADSSGSASVTATFKPGTDPELAQVDVQNKLKAIEPRLPQAVRQDGLSVESASSSFLMIVGLNSDDGRFDELALNDYMARNMVEELRRIDGVGRVQLFGAEQAMRIWIDPDKLIAYGLSVNDLSAAITQQNAQIVPGSVGASPALPGQKVTTMLTAQGQLKTPEEFAAIILRANVDGSKVVLGDVARVELGAQSYGFSNRENGQPATAAAIQLAPGANAVRTAEGVKTRLAELSQSLPAGMNSSIPFNTAPFVKVSIEKVIHTLIEAMVLVFLVMLLFLQKIRYTLIPALVAPIALLGTFTVMLLAGFSINVLTMFGMVLAIGIIVDDAIVVVENVERIMAKEGLSPKDATIKAMQEITGAVVGITLVLTVVFIPMAFSSGSVGVIYKQFALAMVVSILFSAFLALTLTPALCASLLKPIEPGHHDKGGFFGWFNQALSRMTGRYESRVGRLVARSGGVMLVFVVIAGVLLLAFRQLPSSFLPEEDQGYFMASIQLPANATSERTLDVVKAYESYVMSRPAVDGNMSILGFGFSGSGSNAALTFTTLKDWGQRDGATAANEAEWVQDAMSELSEGTVMSMLPPAIDELGTKSGFTMFLQDRRNQGPAALKAAETKLVELAARSKVVSDVYSDGLPEGASIRLDIDRQKAEALGVSFANISEILSTAMGSSYVNDFPNEGRMQQVILQADASARMQVDDVLRLQVRNVRGGMVPLSEVVTPVWDETPLQMVRYLGYPASSLSGRAAPGASTGEAMAEMERLARQLPPGFAVAWTGQSLQERQSAAQAPVLVALSILAVFLVLAALYESWAIPLSVILVVPLGLLGAVVAMLLRDLPNDVFFKVGMVTVIGLSAKNAILIVEFAKQLREQGSGLMEAAVEAARLRLRPILMTSLAFGLGVVPLMVAFGASAKTQHAIGTGVFGGMVSGTLLVILFVPVFFVFVMGLQERFNGWRSSRRTGSLQPQDDKEH